From the genome of Salmonella enterica subsp. houtenae serovar Houten:
AAAATGGCCTGCTTGCCTATGTCGGCACCCGACTGGATACCGAAGAGACCAATGTGACGTTGCGCGAAGTTCTGCTCGACAGCAAGTTGGTTTTCAGTAAGCCCCAGGATCGTCTGTTCGCCGGTCAAATCGATCGAATGGATCGGTTCGCGCTGCGCTATCGCGCCCGTAAATTTCAGAGCGAGCAGTACCGGATGCCATACAGCGGCCTGCGCGGCCAGCGGACCAATCTGATCCCGCATCAGCTTAATATCGCTCATGATGTGGGTCGTCGCCACGCGCCGCGCGTACTGCTGGCGGATGAAGTGGGCTTAGGTAAAACCATTGAAGCCGGGATGATTCTGCATCAACAGTTATTATCCGGCGCGGCGGAACGCGTATTGATCATCGTTCCGGAAACCCTGCAACACCAGTGGCTGGTAGAAATGCTGCGCCGTTTCAACCTGCGCTTCGCGCTGTTCGATGACGAACGCTATACCGAAGCGCAGCACGACGCGTATAACCCGTTTGAAACCGAACAACTGGTCATCTGCTCGCTGGATTTCGCCCGCCGTAATAAGCAGCGTCTGGAACATTTGTGCGACGCCGAGTGGGATTTGCTGGTGGTCGACGAAGCGCACCATCTGGTGTGGAGCACCGATGCGCCGAGCCGTGAATATATGGCCATCGAACAGTTAGCCGAACGCGTGCCGGGCGTGCTGCTGCTAACCGCCACGCCGGAGCAACTGGGGATGGAAAGCCATTTCGCCCGCCTGCGTCTGCTCGATCCGAACCGTTTCCACGATTTCGAACAGTTTGTCGAGGAACAGAAAAACTACCGCCCTGTCGCCGATGCGGTGGCCATGCTGCTGGCGGGCAATAAACTCAGCAACGACGAACTGAACAGGCTGGGCGATCTGATCGGCGAACAGGATATCGAACCGCTGTTGCAGGCCGCTAATAGCGATCGCGACGACGCGCAGGCCGCCCGTCAGGAGCTGGTGTCGATGCTGATGGATCGCCACGGCACCAGCCGCGTTCTGTTCCGCAACACCCGTAACGGCGTCAAGGGGTTCCCGAAACGTGAACTGCATACGGTAAAACTGCCGCTGCCGACCCAGTATCAAACCGCCATTAAGGTCTCCGGCATCATGGGCGCGCGTAAAAGCGCGGAAGATCGCGCCCGCGATATGCTCTATCCGGAACAAATTTATCAGGAGTTCGAAGGCGACACCGGCACCTGGTGGAACTTCGACCCGCGCGTTGAATGGCTGATGGGCTATCTGACCAGCCATCGTTCGCAGAAAGTGCTGGTGATCTGCGCCAAGGCGACCACCGCGTTACAACTGGAGCAGGTGCTGCGCGAACGCGAAGGCATCCGCGCCGCCGTGTTCCATGAGGGCATGTCGATTATTGAACGCGACCGCGCCGCCGCCTGGTTCGCCGAAGAAGATACCGGCGCGCAAGTGCTGTTATGTTCCGAAATCGGCTCCGAAGGACGTAACTTCCAGTTTGCCAGCAATCTGGTGATGTTCGACTTGCCGTTTAACCCGGATCTGCTGGAACAGCGTATTGGTCGTCTGGATCGTATCGGCCAGGCGCATGATATCCAGATCCACGTCCCGTACCTGGAAAAAACCGCCCAGTCGGTGCTGGTTCGCTGGTATCACGAAGGGTTGGACGCCTTTGAGCACACCTGCCCGACCGGTCGCGCTATTTATGATTCAGCCTACGCCAGTCTGATTAACTATCTGGCCGCGCCTGAAGAAACCGCCGGGTTTGACGATCTGATCAAATCCTGCCGCGAGCAACATGAAGCGCTAAAAGCCCAGTTAGAACAGGGGCGCGACCGCTTACTGGAGATCCACTCCAACGGCGGAGAAAAAGCCCAACAGCTTGCACAAAGCATTGAGGAACAGGACGACGACACCAACCTGATCGCGTTCGCCATGAACCTGTTCGATATCGTCGGCATTAACCAGGACGATCGCGGCGACAACCTGATCGTACTGACGCCGTCCGACCACATGTTGGTGCCGGATTTTCCCGGCCTGCCGGAAGACGGCTGTACTATCACGTTTGAACGTGACGTAGCGCTATCTCGCGAAGATGCGCAGTTTATTACCTGGGAACATCCGCTCATCCGTAACGGGCTGGATCTGATCCTCTCCGGCGACACCGGCAGTAGCACCATTTCGCTGTTGAAAAATAAAGCGCTGCCGGTTGGCACGCTGCTGGTCGAACTGATTTACGTCGTGGAAGCACAGGCGCCGAAACAGCTACAACTGAACCGCTTCCTGCCGCCGACGCCGGTACGTATGCTGTTAGATAAAAACGGTAACAATCTGGCCGCCCAGGTCGAGTTTGAAACCTTCAATCGTCAGCTAAGCGCCGTTAATCGCCACACCGGCAGCAAACTGGTCAACGCCGTTCAACAGGACGTCCACGCCATTTTGCAACTGGGCGAAACGCAGATTGAAAAGTCCGCCAGAGCGCTGATTGATAACGCGCGTCGCGAGGCGGATGAAAAACTGTCCGGGGAACTGTCGCGTCTGGAAGCGCTGCGCGCCGTCAACCCGAACATTCGCGACGACGAACTTGCCGCTATCGACAGTAACCGTCAACAGGTGCTGGAAAGCCTGAATCAGGCAGGTTGGCGTCTGGACGCGCTGCGTCTTATCGTCGTCACGCACCAATAACGGAGTCGTACATGGGGATGGAAAACTACAATCCGCCGCAGGAACCCTGGCTGGTTATCCTGTATCAGGATGAGCACATTATGGTGGTCAACAAGCCCAGCGGCCTGTTGTCCGTGCCGGGGCGTCTGGAAGCGCACAAAGACAGCATTATGACGCGTATCCAGCGCGATTACCCGCAGGCAGAGTCGGTGCATCGTCTGGATATGGCCACCAGCGGCGTGATTGTAGTGGCGCTGACCAAAGCCGCGGAGCGGGAGCTAAAACGCCAGTTCCGCGAACGTGAGCCGAAAAAGCAGTATGTGGCGCGTGTATGGGGGCATCCCTCCCCGGCGGAAGGGGTGGTTGACTTACCGCTCATCTGCGATTGGCCGAACCGGCCAAAGCAGAAAGTGTGTTATGAAACCGGCAAACCGGCGCAAACGGAATATAACGTGGTGGACCTGGCGGCGGATAACACCGCCCGCGTGGTGCTCAAACCGATCACCGGACGTTCGCATCAGCTTCGTGTGCATATGCTGGCGTTAGGCCACCCAATTTTAGGCGATCGATTTTACGCCTCGCCGGAAGCACTGGCTCTGGCATCGCGTTTGCAGTTACACGCCGAAATGCTGACCATTACCCATCCCGCTTACGGCACCAGCATGACCTTTAAAGCGCCAGCGGATTTTTAGCGAAAACGCCCGATTGTATGCCGGATAAGACGCCACGCGTCTCTATCCGGCAAAACGGTTACTTGAATCCTTTCTGTTCTTTAATTAATTCATATGCTTTCTGAATTTCCTGCGCTTTTTGCTTCGCCATCTCCATCATTTCCGGCGGCAATCCCTTCGCCACCAGCTTATCGGGATGATGCTCGCTCATCAGTTTGCGATAAGCGCGTTTAATGGTGGTCGCATCGTCGGTGGTTTTAACACCCAGCACATTACAGGCATCTTCCAGCGTCGGGCCGCGCTGCGACTGCTGCCAGCCGCCGCCGGACTGTTGATGATAACCGCCGCCGAACTGCGCGCCGCCCTGCATCATGCGCAGAAACTGATCGAACTGTACGCGGGAAATGCCTAACTCTTCCGCAATCACATACAGCACTTCCCGCTCATTAGGGTGCAGCGAGCCATCGGCAAACGCCGCCTGGATCTGAATTTCCAGAAACATCCTGATCAGATCAAAACGCCCGAAGCAGACGCTACGAAACTGCCGCATCTTTTCACGTAACGGGTAATTATCCGCTTTTCCGACCCGAAAGGCGTTCTGCGCGGCAGTACGTGAGTCGCCATGTAAATTCATGCGATCCATCAACTGACTGGCGATATGAATATCCGCCTCCGTCACCCGTCCTTTTGATTTGGTTAAGTGCCCCATCACCTCAAAGGTGGTGGCAAAAAACAGCGCCTGCCGTTCCCGCTGGTTGGCAAACCACGCCATTTTTCGGCTGCGGGCTTTGTCGAACATATGGCCCACCAGCAGACCCAGGACCACGCCCCAAAAGCCGCCGCCCATCATCAGGGCCACGGCGACGCCAATTATCTTTCCCCAGTACTGCATAGACTCCCCAAAACGTTACGCTATCGGTGAGGCTATCTCCCACAAAATAAGGTGCTTTTCCGCGAATGAAGGCTACGGTCAATTGTGGGACATCGCCTATAATTTGCATTATCATACCTGTCATTCAATGCCGTGCCTAACACCACAGACGCTAAACGGCAGGATTAACACTGGCGCAGCGAAGATGAGTAAGTTAGGCTGTGACCGTTTGTCACGCGCAACGCTACCGATGATGGAACAATAAATACAACGTATGAAAAAACGTATTCCCACTCTTCTGGCCACCATGATCGCCAGCGCCCTTTATAGTCATCAGGGGCTGGCAGCCGATCTTGCCTCACAGTGTATGTTGGGCGTGCCGAGCTACGATCGTCCTCTGGTAAAAGGCGATACCAACGATCTGCCGGTTACTATCAATGCCGATAACGCTAAAGGTAACTACCCGGACGATGCCGTTTTTACCGGCAACGTGGACATTATGCAGGGGAATAGTCGCCTGCAAGCGGATGAAGTGCAGCTTCATCAGAAGCAGGCGGAAGGTCAGCCGGAACCTGTACGTACCGTCGATGCGCTGGGTAACGTACATTATGATGACAATCAGGTCATCCTTAAAGGGCCGAAGGGCTGGGCGAACCTGAACACCAAAGACACGAACGTCTGGGAAGGCGATTACCAAATGGTGGGCCGTCAGGGGCGCGGTAAAGCCGATCTCATGAAGCAGCGCGGCGAAAATCGCTATACCATTCTGGAAAACGGCAGCTTTACCTCCTGTTTGCCTGGCTCCAATACCTGGAGCGTGGTGGGGAGTGAAGTCATCCATGACCGTGAAGAACAGGTTGCGGAGATCTGGAACGCCCGGTTTAAAGTCGGTCCGGTTCCGATCTTTTATAGCCCCTATTTACAGCTACCGGTCGGTGACAAACGTCGCTCAGGTTTCCTGATCCCGAACGCGAAATACACTACCAAGAACTATTTCGAGTTTTACTTACCGTATTACTGGAACATCGCGCCCAATATGGACGCCACCATCACCCCGCACTATATGCACCGCCGCGGCAATATTATGTGGGAGAACGAATTCCGTTATCTCACGCAGGCGGGCGCGGGGCTGATGGAATTAGACTATCTGCCTTCTGATAAAGTTTATGAAGACGATCACCCCAAAGAGGGCGATAAGCACCGCTGGTTATTCTACTGGCAGCACTCAGGCGTGATGGATCAAGTGTGGCGTTTTAACGTCGATTACACCAAAGTCAGCGACTCCAGCTATTTTAACGATTTCGACAGTAAGTACGGTTCCAGTACCGACGGTTACGCCACGCAGAAATTCAGCGTCGGCTACGCCGTACAAAACTTTGACGCTACGGTGTCGACCAAGCAATTCCAGGTCTTTAACGATCAGAACAACAGCAGTTACTCGGCGGAGCCGCAGTTAGACGTTAACTACTACCATAACGATCTTGGGCCGTTTGATACCCGGATTTACGGCCAGGCGGTACACTTTGTCAACACCAGAGACGATATGCCGGAAGCGACCCGCGTCCACCTGGAGCCGACCATCAACTTGCCGCTCTCCAACCGCTGGGGCAGCCTGAACACCGAAGCGAAGCTGATGGCGACGCACTACCAGCAAACGAATCTGGATGCCTATAACAGCAATTCAGCGAACGTGAATAAGCTGGAGGATTCGGTTAACCGCGTCATGCCGCAGTTTAAAGTTGACGGGAAATTAGTCTTCGAACGTGACATGGCGATGCTGGCGCCGGGGTATACCCAAACGCTGGAACCACGCGTGCAGTACCTGTATGTGCCGTATCGCGACCAGAGCGGCATCTATAACTACGACTCTTCTTTACTGCAATCCGACTATAACGGCCTGTTCCGCGACCGCACTTATGGCGGTCTCGACCGTATTGCTTCCGCCAACCAGGTCACGACCGGCGTCACAACACGCATTTATGATGATGCCGCCGTTGAACGTTTTAACGTTTCAGTGGGTCAAATCTACTATTTCACGGAGTCTCGCACCGGCGATGACAACATTAAATGGGAGAATGACGACAAAACCGGTTCGCTGGTGTGGGCGGGCGACACTTACTGGCGTATTTCAGAACGCTGGGGTCTGCGTAGCGGAGTGCAGTACGATACCCGTCTGGATAGCGTCGCCACCAGCAGCAGCAGTCTCGAATACCGTCGGGATCAGGATCGTCTGGTACAGTTGAACTACCGCTATGCCAGCCCGGAATATATTCAGGCCACGTTGCCTTCTTATTATTCCACGGCAGAGCAGTATAAAAACGGCATCAACCAGGTGGGCGCAGTGGCAAGTTGGCCGATTGCCGATCGCTGGTCGATTGTCGGCGCGTACTACTTCGATACCAATTCGAGCAAACCTGCAGATCAGATGCTCGGCTTGCAGTACAACTCTTGCTGCTATGCGATCCGCGTCGGATACGAACGTAAGCTGAACGGTTGGGATAACGATAAACAACACGCGATTTATGATAACGCGATCGGCTTCAACATTGAGCTGCGCGGTTTGAGCTCTAACTACGGCCTCGGCACGCAAGAAATGTTGCGTTCGAACATTCTGCCGTATCAAAGCTCTATGTAATCTGATTGATTTACCACGTAATCCGCATTGCGGTTAATTGAAATGGAAAAAGTATGAAGAACTGGAAAACGCTGCTTCTCGGTATCGCCATGATCGCGAATACCAGTTTCGCTGCCCCCCAGGTAGTCGATAAAGTCGCAGCCGTCGTCAATAATGGCGTCGTGCTGGAAAGCGACGTTGATGGCTTAATGCAATCAGTCAAACTCAACGCGGGTCAGGCAGGTCAGCAACTTCCGGACGACGCCACGCTGCGTCACCAGATCCTGGAACGTTTGATTATGGATCAAATTATCCTGCAGATGGGTCAGAAGATGGGGGTGAAAATCACGGATGAGCAGTTGGATCAGGCCATCGCCAACATCGCCAAACAAAACAATATGACGATGGATCAGATGCGCAGCCGTCTGGCTTACGATGGGCTGAACTATTCAACCTACCGTAGCCAGATTCGTAAAGAGATGATTATCTCAGAAGTGCGCAACAACGAGGTTCGTCGCCGTATCACCGTTTTGCCGCAAGAAGTTGACGCGCTGGCAAAACAGATTGGCACCCAAAACGATGCCAGCACCGAGCTCAACCTGAGCCATATCCTGATTGCGCTGCCGGAAAACCCAACCTCCGAGCAGGTTAACGACGCGCAGCGCCAGGCGGAAAGCATTGTTGAAGAAGCGCGTAACGGCGCAGATTTCGGCAAACTGGCAATTACCTACTCTGCCGACCAGCAGGCGTTAAAAGGCGGTCAGATGGGCTGGGGCCGAATTCAGGAGCTGCCGGGGATTTTCGCCCAGGCGCTGAGCACCGCGAAGAAAGGCGACATTGTCGGTCCGATTCGCTCCGGCGTCGGCTTCCACATTCTGAAAGTAAACGACCTGCGCGGTCAGAGCCAGAATATCTCCGTGACCGAAGTTCATGCTCGTCACATTCTGCTTAAGCCGTCGCCGATCATGACCGATCAGCAGGCACGCCTGAAGCTGGAAGAAATCGCGGCTGACATTAAGAGTGGTAAAACCACGTTTGCCGCCGCGGCGAAAGAGTACTCTCAGGACCCAGGCTCCGCTAACCAGGGTGGTGATTTAGGTTGGGCTACGCCAGATATTTTCGATCCGGCGTTCCGCGACGCGCTGATGAAGCTGCATAAAGGCCAAATGAGCGCGCCGGTACACTCCTCTTTCGGCTGGCATCTGATCGAATTGCTGGATACGCGTAAGGTAGACAAAACCGATGCGGCGCAGAAAGATCGCGCTTATCGTATGCTGATGAACCGTAAATTCTCAGAAGAAGCGGCGACCTGGATGCAAGAACAGCGCGCCAGCGCTTACGTTAAGATTCTGAGTAACTAATGAGCAGTGCGCAACGCGTTGTTATCACTCCCGGCGAACCCGCCGGGATTGGCCCCGACCTTGTTGTCCAACTGGCGCAACGCGCGTGGCCGAGTGAACTGGTCGTCTGTGCGGACGGCGCGCTCCTGACGGAGCGGGCCGCCATGCTCGGCCTGCCCCTCTCGCTTCTCCCCTACTCGCCTGATGTCCCCGCGGCGCCACAGCCCGCGGGAACGCTGACCCTATTGCCGGTCTCGCTGCGCGCGCCTGCCATCCCCGGACAGTTGACGGTAGAAAATGGCCCCTATGTGGTAGAGACGCTGGCGCGGGCCTGTGACGGCTGTCTGCAACATGAATTCGCGGCGCTGATCACCGGGCCGGTGCACAAAGGCGTGATCAATGACGCTGGCATTCCGTTCACCGGACATACGGAGTTTTTTGAGGAACGCTCGCAGGCGAAAAAAGTGGTGATGATGCTGGCGACCGAAGCGTTACGTGTCGCGCTGGCGACCACGCATCTGCCGCTGCGGGCGATTGCTGATGCGATTACGCCTGCGTTACTCCACGACGTGATTGCTATTTTACATCACGATCTGCGCACAAAATTCGGACTGCGCAACCCGCACATTCTGGTGTGCGGTCTTAACCCGCACGCGGGTGAAGGCGGCCATATGGGGACGGAAGAGAGAGACACTATCATTCCGGTACTCGACGAACTGCGCGCGCAGGGAATGCGCCTGACCGGTCCGTTGCCCGCCGATACGCTGTTTCAGCCTAAATATCTCGACCATGCTGATGCGGTGCTGGCAATGTACCACGATCAGGGCCTGCCCGTGCTAAAATACCAGGGATTCGGTCGGGGAGTGAATATTACGCTCGGCCTACCTTTTATTCGAACCTCCGTTGACCACGGCACCGCGCTTGAACTGGCGGGCCAGGGAAAAGCGGATGTCGGCAGTTTTATTACGGCGCTTAATCTCGCCATCAAAATGATTGTTAATACCCAATGAATAATCGAGTCCATCAGGGCCATTTAGCCCGTAAACGCTTCGGGCAAAACTTTCTCAACGATCGGTTTGTGATCGACAGTATTGTTTCTGCTATTAATCCGCAAAAAGGCCAGGCGATGGTTGAAATCGGCCCCGGTCTGGCGGCGCTGACGGAGCCGGTCGGCGAACGACTGGATAAGCTCACGGTCATCGAGCTTGACCGCGATCTGGCGGCGCGTTTACAAACCCACCCGTTTTTAGGGCCGAAACTGACCATTTATCAGCAGGACGCCATGACCATGAACTTTGGCGAGCTGTCTGCGCAGTTGGGCCAACCGCTGCGTGTGTTCGGCAATCTGCCCTATAATAT
Proteins encoded in this window:
- the hepA gene encoding ATP-dependent helicase HepA, whose translation is MPFTLGQRWISDTESELGLGTVVAMDARTVTLLFPSTGENRLYARSDSPVTRVMFNPGDTITSHEGWQLHIDEVKEENGLLAYVGTRLDTEETNVTLREVLLDSKLVFSKPQDRLFAGQIDRMDRFALRYRARKFQSEQYRMPYSGLRGQRTNLIPHQLNIAHDVGRRHAPRVLLADEVGLGKTIEAGMILHQQLLSGAAERVLIIVPETLQHQWLVEMLRRFNLRFALFDDERYTEAQHDAYNPFETEQLVICSLDFARRNKQRLEHLCDAEWDLLVVDEAHHLVWSTDAPSREYMAIEQLAERVPGVLLLTATPEQLGMESHFARLRLLDPNRFHDFEQFVEEQKNYRPVADAVAMLLAGNKLSNDELNRLGDLIGEQDIEPLLQAANSDRDDAQAARQELVSMLMDRHGTSRVLFRNTRNGVKGFPKRELHTVKLPLPTQYQTAIKVSGIMGARKSAEDRARDMLYPEQIYQEFEGDTGTWWNFDPRVEWLMGYLTSHRSQKVLVICAKATTALQLEQVLREREGIRAAVFHEGMSIIERDRAAAWFAEEDTGAQVLLCSEIGSEGRNFQFASNLVMFDLPFNPDLLEQRIGRLDRIGQAHDIQIHVPYLEKTAQSVLVRWYHEGLDAFEHTCPTGRAIYDSAYASLINYLAAPEETAGFDDLIKSCREQHEALKAQLEQGRDRLLEIHSNGGEKAQQLAQSIEEQDDDTNLIAFAMNLFDIVGINQDDRGDNLIVLTPSDHMLVPDFPGLPEDGCTITFERDVALSREDAQFITWEHPLIRNGLDLILSGDTGSSTISLLKNKALPVGTLLVELIYVVEAQAPKQLQLNRFLPPTPVRMLLDKNGNNLAAQVEFETFNRQLSAVNRHTGSKLVNAVQQDVHAILQLGETQIEKSARALIDNARREADEKLSGELSRLEALRAVNPNIRDDELAAIDSNRQQVLESLNQAGWRLDALRLIVVTHQ
- the rluA gene encoding ribosomal large subunit pseudouridine synthase A translates to MGMENYNPPQEPWLVILYQDEHIMVVNKPSGLLSVPGRLEAHKDSIMTRIQRDYPQAESVHRLDMATSGVIVVALTKAAERELKRQFREREPKKQYVARVWGHPSPAEGVVDLPLICDWPNRPKQKVCYETGKPAQTEYNVVDLAADNTARVVLKPITGRSHQLRVHMLALGHPILGDRFYASPEALALASRLQLHAEMLTITHPAYGTSMTFKAPADF
- the djlA gene encoding DnaJ-like protein, producing the protein MQYWGKIIGVAVALMMGGGFWGVVLGLLVGHMFDKARSRKMAWFANQRERQALFFATTFEVMGHLTKSKGRVTEADIHIASQLMDRMNLHGDSRTAAQNAFRVGKADNYPLREKMRQFRSVCFGRFDLIRMFLEIQIQAAFADGSLHPNEREVLYVIAEELGISRVQFDQFLRMMQGGAQFGGGYHQQSGGGWQQSQRGPTLEDACNVLGVKTTDDATTIKRAYRKLMSEHHPDKLVAKGLPPEMMEMAKQKAQEIQKAYELIKEQKGFK
- the imp gene encoding organic solvent tolerance protein, with the protein product MKKRIPTLLATMIASALYSHQGLAADLASQCMLGVPSYDRPLVKGDTNDLPVTINADNAKGNYPDDAVFTGNVDIMQGNSRLQADEVQLHQKQAEGQPEPVRTVDALGNVHYDDNQVILKGPKGWANLNTKDTNVWEGDYQMVGRQGRGKADLMKQRGENRYTILENGSFTSCLPGSNTWSVVGSEVIHDREEQVAEIWNARFKVGPVPIFYSPYLQLPVGDKRRSGFLIPNAKYTTKNYFEFYLPYYWNIAPNMDATITPHYMHRRGNIMWENEFRYLTQAGAGLMELDYLPSDKVYEDDHPKEGDKHRWLFYWQHSGVMDQVWRFNVDYTKVSDSSYFNDFDSKYGSSTDGYATQKFSVGYAVQNFDATVSTKQFQVFNDQNNSSYSAEPQLDVNYYHNDLGPFDTRIYGQAVHFVNTRDDMPEATRVHLEPTINLPLSNRWGSLNTEAKLMATHYQQTNLDAYNSNSANVNKLEDSVNRVMPQFKVDGKLVFERDMAMLAPGYTQTLEPRVQYLYVPYRDQSGIYNYDSSLLQSDYNGLFRDRTYGGLDRIASANQVTTGVTTRIYDDAAVERFNVSVGQIYYFTESRTGDDNIKWENDDKTGSLVWAGDTYWRISERWGLRSGVQYDTRLDSVATSSSSLEYRRDQDRLVQLNYRYASPEYIQATLPSYYSTAEQYKNGINQVGAVASWPIADRWSIVGAYYFDTNSSKPADQMLGLQYNSCCYAIRVGYERKLNGWDNDKQHAIYDNAIGFNIELRGLSSNYGLGTQEMLRSNILPYQSSM
- the surA gene encoding survival protein SurA, whose product is MKNWKTLLLGIAMIANTSFAAPQVVDKVAAVVNNGVVLESDVDGLMQSVKLNAGQAGQQLPDDATLRHQILERLIMDQIILQMGQKMGVKITDEQLDQAIANIAKQNNMTMDQMRSRLAYDGLNYSTYRSQIRKEMIISEVRNNEVRRRITVLPQEVDALAKQIGTQNDASTELNLSHILIALPENPTSEQVNDAQRQAESIVEEARNGADFGKLAITYSADQQALKGGQMGWGRIQELPGIFAQALSTAKKGDIVGPIRSGVGFHILKVNDLRGQSQNISVTEVHARHILLKPSPIMTDQQARLKLEEIAADIKSGKTTFAAAAKEYSQDPGSANQGGDLGWATPDIFDPAFRDALMKLHKGQMSAPVHSSFGWHLIELLDTRKVDKTDAAQKDRAYRMLMNRKFSEEAATWMQEQRASAYVKILSN
- the pdxA_2 gene encoding pyridoxal phosphate biosynthetic protein PdxA, with the translated sequence MSSAQRVVITPGEPAGIGPDLVVQLAQRAWPSELVVCADGALLTERAAMLGLPLSLLPYSPDVPAAPQPAGTLTLLPVSLRAPAIPGQLTVENGPYVVETLARACDGCLQHEFAALITGPVHKGVINDAGIPFTGHTEFFEERSQAKKVVMMLATEALRVALATTHLPLRAIADAITPALLHDVIAILHHDLRTKFGLRNPHILVCGLNPHAGEGGHMGTEERDTIIPVLDELRAQGMRLTGPLPADTLFQPKYLDHADAVLAMYHDQGLPVLKYQGFGRGVNITLGLPFIRTSVDHGTALELAGQGKADVGSFITALNLAIKMIVNTQ